TTTTCCAGTTTGACCCGGGTAACTTCGCTGCCGATAACATCCAGCGACTGGCTGAGTAACTGGACCATATTTTCGATGGGCTTGTAGTGCTCCCCCTCGTACCCCACATCCACTCCCACCACCACATCGGCACCCAGAAGATGGAGCACTTCCACCGGTACATTTTCCCGCAGGCCGCCGTCCACCAACAGCCGGCCACCGACTTTTTTCGGTTCAAATAGTCCCGGAACTGAACAACTGGCCCGAACCGCCTGGGCCACCGGTATCCCCCGGATAAAAAAAATATCCTCGGGTGGAGGGCGGTGGGTGACATCCTCACTGACGAAAATAATACGGTGGCCGGTATGAATATCCACCGAAGTAATGGCCAGCAATTTCCCCATTTGCCGGAAGGTTTTCCGTTCTACCAGGTGTTCCACCCAGCTTTCCAGTTTACAACCCGACATTAACCCCAGGGGAGAAGGAAAGGGTACGGGCAGGTGAAGCAGATCAATGAGGACCTTTACGGCCATAGCTCCCAGGTTAATAAACATGGGGCCTAAATCATATATATCCTGGGGGTTTACCTCCAGGGCCAGCTTTTCCATTTCCCGGATGCTCCACCCGCTGCAGTAAAGCGCGGCAACAATACTACCCGCACTGGTTCCCGCCACCAACTGCGGTTCAATCCCCTCGGCGGTCAACGTCTTCAAAACACCAACATGAGCTATGCCCCGCAAAAAACCGCCACCTAAAGCCAGTCCCAGCTTAACCCCGCCCCCCATGATCATCCCTCCTGGAGGCTCAATCATGCTATTTTCATGGTATGAGGAAAGCTGCCCGGCGGTTCCTGGCGCCCTCTTTTTATCAAAAGGACTGGTCGACCTTTAATACACCCGGTGTGACACCATACGTCTTAATTATAAAAATCCGGTTCCGCGTAGCAGAACCGGCATCTTTAAAACTAAATCACCACTATTACAATGACTGCAATAAGTACAAGCACCAGCAGGATTACCCCGCCGACAATCCACCACGGACTGATTTTTTTGAGTGGAAAAGGCTTCAGCCAATCTGTAAATATCCCTTCCAGCTTCATTGAAACCCGACACCCCTTGTTTTTCTAATCATCATATTACAGCAGTAGCTAAATGGTTCCAGATTGCAAGAGATTTTCTGGTAATTTTTGTGCTTGGGGAACAAATCATCACTGGCTATATTCCTCTATGCCACGGGGGAACCGGTTGTAGCCATGGCCTGGCAATAAGCCTGGTGTGTTTCTTCGGCAATGTATTGCCAGTCGTAAAATGTAATAACCTTGCGCCAGGCACGCCGGCACATTTCAACGGCCAGTTCAGGATAAAAGAGCAACCGGGTTATATAATGGGCCAGCATGTCCGCTCTACCCGGCGGCACCTTGTAACCATCTACCCCATGCTCCACAATTTCACCCAATCCACCCGTGTCGGCAACCACCACCGGGACCCTGGCGGCCATGGCCTCCAGGGCCACGATCCCAAAGGGTTCGTAAAGGCTGGGGAACACCGCTACCCGGGCCATTTCCAAAAGGCGGTTACGTCCCAGATCATCCACAAAACCCACAAACTGCACCCTCGGTGACAGCCCCAGTTCCTCAACACGACCCTTCAGGTACTCCTCGTAGGGACCCCGGCCCGCCACCAGCAGCCTGGCCCCTTCAACACGCTCCGATATGGATGCCAAGGCCTCCAGGAGCACCTGCACTCCTTTTTCGGGCACCAGACGGCCCAGGAACACGATGTTCGGGTCCCGGTGGTACAGGTCCTTGCAATCCGGTTCTTTCGTCCTCCCATCCGTTAAATTGACCGGATCCACCCCGTTGGGAATAACCTTTACCTTTTCCCTGTCCAGCCCGAAAAGACGGCTTACCTCCTCAGCCATGTAATTGCTGCAACAGATAACCAGGGTAGCCCCCTGGGTAAGCAGGTATTCCTTTTCGTGGATCCGGCGCTGCAGGTCGGTACGGATGCCCCTGTTCCGCCCGTACTCCGTAGCATGGATAGTGGCCACCAGGGGAAACCCGTATCGTTCACGCAGGTGGTCGCCGGCCGCCCCCACCATCCAATCATGGGCGTGAACCAGGTGCGGCATCCCCCAGGTCGCGATTACTTTATGGGCCAGTGTGATCATGCCTTCGTTTAACTGCTTAACCCAGGTCAAAAAATCCTTTGCGCCAAGCTGCTCCGGCAGGAGCCGGTGCACATGAACGCCCTGCTGCAGCGAGTAAGCTTCTTCTCCGGCCACGGGACAGGTAATTACGTGCACTTCGTCCCCCAGGCGGGCCAGGGCCCGGGAAAGATCGTAAACATGCCGGGCCAGGCCACCCACAGTGGCGGGTGGATATTCCCAGGACAGCATCAAGATACGCAAAGGTGGCCTGGGCTCCACGCACATGACGTTGTACCGCCGGTGGCGGCTGTAAATGCGGTAGTCCAGATGGGGAAAAATGTTGTCCCGGTATTCCATTTCCTGGAGCACCGCTTCGTCAATACACCCCTTTTCCAATTGCTCCGTCAGGAGGTTAAACCTGCCGATATGCCCGGTCAGCCTTTTCCGGGCGTATTCTACGGCGGTTTCTGTTCTAATGATGAAGGCCCAGTCACTGCTCTGGGCTAAAAGCAATTCCCGGGCAGCCTGATTTAAGGCCCGTTCTTTCACCCCGGAAGCGTCTGGATGCAAATCGGCCAGGTCAGCCATGACAGCCTCGGCCCGGTGGAGGTGGCGGTAAATCCAGTCATTGCTGGGATTCAGCCAGACACGGTTGTAGCCCCCTTCCCCCCAACTGCTCATGGGCAGATCCACCACCTGCAAATCGGGATGCAGGGACAGGTACTGGCCAGGAGTAATCATCTGAATTACATCCTGATCGAAGCAAATTCTACGGCTAAGCAGATCTATCCATTGAGGACCTTCATACCACCAGTGACCAAACAACTCCGCGTCATAGGGGGCAACCACCAGCGCGGGACGGTCCATCTTTGCCCCGTGACGAAGCACCTGCTGTTGCCGGTGGAAAAGAAAATGAGCGGCATGCTCCGCCGCACGTTCCCGGGCCAGCTCCGGACGGTAGGGTTCTTTATGGGGGCCCGGACCGGTAATGCGGT
This region of Desulfofundulus luciae genomic DNA includes:
- a CDS encoding patatin-like phospholipase family protein, with the protein product MGGGVKLGLALGGGFLRGIAHVGVLKTLTAEGIEPQLVAGTSAGSIVAALYCSGWSIREMEKLALEVNPQDIYDLGPMFINLGAMAVKVLIDLLHLPVPFPSPLGLMSGCKLESWVEHLVERKTFRQMGKLLAITSVDIHTGHRIIFVSEDVTHRPPPEDIFFIRGIPVAQAVRASCSVPGLFEPKKVGGRLLVDGGLRENVPVEVLHLLGADVVVGVDVGYEGEHYKPIENMVQLLSQSLDVIGSEVTRVKLENYADVVIRPILTGVTPWDFSRNAYCIAQGEKAARAALPELKRILQEKRSRR
- a CDS encoding 1,4-alpha-glucan branching protein domain-containing protein, with protein sequence MPAGYLALVLHAHLPYVRHPEMPECLEERWFFEALTECYIPLVEVLQGLVRDGVSFQLTISLSPPLLAMLADPLLQKRYLNHLEAMIQLGEAECRRTAEDTDLHPLALMYLEKLNEVRRAYTEKYQCDLIGAFRNLQKIGRVELITTCATHGYLPLMQTREARRAQIGVGVEFFARHFGGPPDGFWLPECGYAPGVEELLKEFGIRYFFVETHGLLYAEPAPRYGVFAPASCANGVAVFGRDPESSRQVWDRQTGYPGDYFYREFYRDIGYDLDVDYLRPYLPAGTIRVDTGFKYYRITGPGPHKEPYRPELARERAAEHAAHFLFHRQQQVLRHGAKMDRPALVVAPYDAELFGHWWYEGPQWIDLLSRRICFDQDVIQMITPGQYLSLHPDLQVVDLPMSSWGEGGYNRVWLNPSNDWIYRHLHRAEAVMADLADLHPDASGVKERALNQAARELLLAQSSDWAFIIRTETAVEYARKRLTGHIGRFNLLTEQLEKGCIDEAVLQEMEYRDNIFPHLDYRIYSRHRRYNVMCVEPRPPLRILMLSWEYPPATVGGLARHVYDLSRALARLGDEVHVITCPVAGEEAYSLQQGVHVHRLLPEQLGAKDFLTWVKQLNEGMITLAHKVIATWGMPHLVHAHDWMVGAAGDHLRERYGFPLVATIHATEYGRNRGIRTDLQRRIHEKEYLLTQGATLVICCSNYMAEEVSRLFGLDREKVKVIPNGVDPVNLTDGRTKEPDCKDLYHRDPNIVFLGRLVPEKGVQVLLEALASISERVEGARLLVAGRGPYEEYLKGRVEELGLSPRVQFVGFVDDLGRNRLLEMARVAVFPSLYEPFGIVALEAMAARVPVVVADTGGLGEIVEHGVDGYKVPPGRADMLAHYITRLLFYPELAVEMCRRAWRKVITFYDWQYIAEETHQAYCQAMATTGSPVA